The Engystomops pustulosus chromosome 1, aEngPut4.maternal, whole genome shotgun sequence genome has a window encoding:
- the LOC140127739 gene encoding uncharacterized protein gives MSLSMVGRFSKREKFSGFLHGIFLLLSLSANCYGDINQTKALICEMQRQARELFNKSIIEHNISMEDCKRPFPDWSVWPLDNTLDRINEKLHYFINAFDLLFLRHTEEDKHTEMLKAAKVNMEALLISLLEWSHKSLDNLLNAHMRKVLRTKLELPNKENIYDQKLECCQLVNAYMDFLEVVHKLSQKISTRRSKRHFFTNRKKTSFTP, from the exons ATGTCCCTTAGTATGGTGGGGAGATTTAGTAAGCGTGAAAAATTCTCAG GTTTCCTACATGGAATTTTCCTGTTGCTCAGTTTATCTGCTAACTGCTATGGAGATATTAATCAAACTAAAGCACTGATATGTGAAATGCAACGTCAAGCCAGAgaactttttaataaatct ATCATTGAACATAACATTTCCATGGAAGATTGCAAAAGACCTTTTCCGGACTGGTCGGTCTGGCCTTTAGACAATACACTGGACAGAATAAATGAGAAACTACATTATTTCATCAATGCCTTTGATCTGCTGTTTCTCAGACATACAGAGGAGGACAAACATACAGAGATGCTTAAAGCAGCAAAGGTGAATATGGAAGCTCTGCTCATCAGTCTGTTAGAATGGTCTCATAAATCACTAGACAACTTGCTGAATGCACATATGCGCAAAGTGCTGAGGACAAAACTTGAGCTACCTAACAAGGAAAACATTTATGACCAAAAGTTGGAATGCTGTCAACTGGTAAATGCTTACATGGATTTCCTGGAAGTTGTTCATAAACTAAGTCAGAAAATTTCAACAAGAAGATCAAAAAGACATTTTttcacaaacagaaaaaaaacatcttttaCCCCCTAA